The Vigna angularis cultivar LongXiaoDou No.4 chromosome 6, ASM1680809v1, whole genome shotgun sequence genome contains the following window.
CTGCATTTTTTGTCTTTCTGGTTTCTCGCCCTGCTTTCATggacttatttatattttcgcCAGCTTCTTTCATTATAAAGCAAGTACAAGTCTTACCAGCAGGACATTTTGTATCTGTTGCAGTTCCATCATTTCCATCTTCAGGACAACTAAGAGGATTTTTCCACTCGGAAAGGTTTAGTTTATCCAGAGCTGACATATACCAATTTTTTGCAGTCTCTTTAGACATAACCCCGTCACAGGTGCCAAATTTACTTTGACATAAATCTCCAAGATACTCATACAGAGTAACTTCAAGCTTCAATTTACACTTTGAGCAACAAAATGATGTGCTGCTTTCCTTTAAAATCTGTTGAGCACTTTGAAGTTCCTCTTCTGCTAAATCCCAATGTCTTTTCTTAATGTATAGTTTTCCTAGTAAAACACACCACAGAAATGGCAAATCAATTTCATACCATCCAATGAATGGAGGCATATCAATCCAATcaatgagaaaaaaatgcaaaagtaaattttataccTAAAGAGCAAGAGAAAGCAACTGTAAACAAAGGCAGATTTAGTGAACAGGATATGGCTTTCCCCCATTTAAGATAGGTTTCAGCCTCAGCTCCATCTCCAATCATTTCATGGATGATTCCTACCTGCAAGTGcaaatgttgttaaaataagATCCATTATAGGCCTTGTCTAAACATATTTACTTTCATATATGAGGACTATGGGATAGAAATCAAACCTGAAGTGTGCTCTCAAGATAACACTGCATAACTTTCCATGCACTAAGATAACTGTCTTTCAAGTCCCATGATATAGAATCAAATAGAAAAATTTCCCTCACAGCTGATAAGTTTAATCCAATATCCTCAACACTATCTATAATATTCTTTGAGGAATCAACTATTACATGGTGCTCTTCATTCTGCGTCTGAACATTATGTGTAAACTTCCTTTGGAAGAGTTTAGCATGTAATCTATGAGCTTCTTTTGCAGAGGAAAGAGCCTAATacattttcaaagaaaaaaaaaaactgtaagtTGGGAGAAACAATGTAAGTTTGAAAAAAGAAAggcatatattaaaaaaaaaaataccaaagtTTGTTTCATTGTGTTGTGTAAAAAACTTGATAACCTCTATATTGCATGTGATGTTTTAATCTATGGTACCAGCCTATTATCTTCAATTAGTACCTAAAACATTCATTAAATTGACAATTGTTCCTATCATATCCTGTCTATTACAAGCAACAAATGAAAATAGCATGACTTGTGAGGACTGAGGAAACCAAGATTCCTTTCAAGAAAGAAAGTTTCATTGGAAAAGCAGACAACATATTTTCACAGTCAACAGACAAATATTTCTgatgttaaaaaattgttatgctttgttttaaagaattaaGATCTGATTGGGTTCGGTATAAAATGGGAAGAGGAAATTGAATAGATATTTAGACTATAATCATGTAAATGGACATACTATTCTTTTACATTCCTATATTCATCTCCACTTTACCTAGCCTGAATACATCTTCACTATTCACGTACTCAATCAAGTGAACCTTACAGACACAAGTTATCGCATCTAAAAGTCCAAACCAATTTCAGTTAGAAACATGAACATCAACAGTTCAAAATCAATTACAAATTCATCACTCTTGTAATCCTTTACACAAACAGTACGACTTAAGACAATCAAGAACATGCTTCAAATATCACTTGTCTTTAGTTTAGAAGCTAAGGGACTGGTTATCCATAACATAAGAATTGAAATCAGAACTAACTAATACAACTTACCTCTATTAACTGTCCATTTGCAACAAGTCTTGGGCACAAATCATAAAAAAGACAACCGGCAAGAAATGTAGAATGACTTGGGACAGGAACCTGGGAGAAGATTAATAGAGAACAGAGTGATGATTTTGTATAAAAAGAGATTGTGATAAGTTCTGTCTAAAACTGAGCTTACATTTGAAATCAGATCAAGAGCTGCTTTTTGAACTTCATCAATTGTGATGTCTGTTCGAAAAGAGCTCTCATGACTGCTGGAATTCCTATGAGAGCTGgcaaataagaaagaaaaattctgCTGAAACCCTATCAATGATGATTGATTTCCCTGAAGATAACGTGTCCAGAAATTAATATCTGAAAGTTCTCTGAACTCATCCAATGAGTTCATGATGAACTCCTCACTAACAGGTGAAACACAGAGAGCATGACATAGATTTCTACTTTCCCACATTAAGGTCAACCACTTTTCAATTGGAACATTCTTCCACTTAAACATTTTAATCACCAGTCGATATGCATCATTGAACAGTTCCACGAAACCCTGAAGATATGCCATGAAAATACGAAACCGTGACTATAAATCTTACACAAAAACTAAAGAAACCAAAATGATTAAAGGGAAGCGGACCTTCAATTGTAGTAAATCAACTATGTTATAGAACAGAATCATTAAACTGTCAGATAATGCAGAATAATCTCCCTCTTCTAAGTGATTAAGATTTGATGTACTCAACCATAGATCCAAAGCAGACTTGACATCTTCAAAGATTTGCTGCTTGGTGTATAAAGCAAGATAAGCTTTTGTCAATAAAAGGAATTTATTaagggagaaaaagaaaaaaaatattattacaaagcATTAGCATAAGAAATTCCCTttacaataataagaaaatataagcaaaagaaaaggaaaaattaatgGTACAAAGCAGCCCTATCCCTCAACATAATAAAAGAAACCAAGCTAAGCCTTAACAAGGAAGCTGTTGAATTTACCATCTCTAAATGATCATGACATTGCCAATGATAACTGtccatctttaaaaaaatgaatacttTATTGACAGTAAAAGTTATAAGCATATTTTTGGTACCTTCGAATTAGATTCGGCTTCGTGTGTACAGATTGCACGCAAGCAATATGTCACACACAATTGATGATGAATGGAATTACTATCAGTACATATGTCACCAGAAATATCCCTCTGTTGAAGAGAAATTACATTATATTAAATGCACATACATCtccaacataaaatattttacaaacaaGAGAAGTTAGATGTTTGAGGGAAAACGGAAGAACCAAAAGGCTTACCATAATAGCTATTGCTTCTGACAGACACTGGATGCATTCCCTGAGACCACCCATGCCCCTAACCCTGAGTGCCTTTCCCTTTCTCACTAGAATTTGTGCCATTTGAAAACGACTATCTGGAGTGATATATACATCTTGCAGAAGAATATCCGTAATTTTCATTTGCATTTTGTGACATATTTCAGAGTATTTAAAACTCATCTCCTCATATGCAGTAAGCTCCTAATAAGgcaataagaataaaaaaaggcAACTGACAAACGGGCAAATATGCATAAATTTGAACAAATAGCAGCAAAATATGATGAAAATTCTATATgaaggaaatatatatatatatatatatatatacacacacacagagaCTAAACCTGCTCCAAGATCACGGCAATGTTCCTCTTTGACAATCGCATAGAAGATGACAGTATGCAATACAAGCTAGGAGAATCAATTCTCTCACCCACCTGCGTAGCACGTTTACATTCTATCTGCATACCATTACCAGTACCAAAACAATCAGTGAGACTAAAAAAGTAAAGTTGAACTGAAATGGGAAACCTTCCAAAATACTTAACAGTGAATACttcaaaaaatttaccttcaccCACTGCTTTACAACCGGTATTGGAGATGGAAGTTTCTCAAACAAATCATTAGCAGTGAACCAGTTGTTAAGGATCTCAATCacctttttgtttatctttacATTGTTGACATCATACATAATATCTAAAAGAAGAGCACTTCTGGTGCAAGCCTCCATTACAAAATCCTTCAAAGTTCCTTCTGACAGGTTTGCACAATGATACTTAATACAGAGCCATGAAGCTTTACAGCACAAGTTTAGCACCTTTGAAGCCTGCAGTGATATGTCAGACAGAAATTAAAGTAAAGCACTGAAATCtaaatatttctatttctttaattttgcaGAGTCAAAATCAATGGTAAGAAAATAGAAATCTCACATGGCTGCTGGTGATTTTACACAGTTTATGCATGTTTCCACATAGAGAGAAACACTTTTTCACACATTTTTTATTACCAATTGCTGCATTTCTATTTCTTGAAACGAATGGAAAGTTGCAAATGATTGTGTCCTAGTAAGTAGTTGTTTGATTCAGTTCAAAGTAGAGTGCACCTTTAGCACAAGTAACAGAGTGAGTTGTTTGCTTCAGTTCAACCCTAATGGCCTTGTAAAGCAGGCATGGtagaattaataaaatcaaaatacatGAACCCTTAGTAAATATCTTAAGATTTCAGGCTAAAACAATCATTATGTATCAAATAAGAttcaagaaattattttatctatactTCAGTAGTCTGACTGACATCTAAAAGCTCTCATTAAGTCATAAAGCTTCTGCTACAATATCTCTTTTACAATCTTGGATTTCCAAATCTGTGACAAAGAGCACATGAATTCCTTGTGGAAACATCTCAATAAGCAAATATACGTCTGTgatatattatcattaaatggaatattttaacaaaaaaggAAATGAAGTACCTTTTCTAGTTGCCTGTTTCTGTACAAAACTACAGCAATATTGTAGAGACAAGcaataatgtaatttaatccTTCTGTTTCAATCCATTTGCTAGCAATGATCTGCTTAATTAATTGCTTGCTCTCCTGAAACACCAACAAAAAACTATTTAGCCGTTATAACACAAGATCCAATAATATTCTGACACTCTGCTGATAGTTTCAGAAATTGAATATCTTATTCTTTAGTTGAAACACCATTGTAGTAAAAATATGATCattacaaggtaaaaaggagAACCTCGACTTTAAGATTGGTTCTAATAGAAAGGGTGAAGGCGGCTACAACTACATTAAGCACTGTTTTGTTCTTTTCATCAAATCCATCTCCATTGTTTTTAGGCACGAAGCTGCAGCCCATAAGAAGTGGAAATTAGATATTGTCATAGAAAACAATACGGCGTGAAATTATTACAAACTTGTTAAGATATCTTATTTTCTATAAGAtccaaataacaaaaaaaaagagctAGAAACTACTCTTTATTATTAGCATCACAAGAAAATCAGtgtaaaagaagagaaaagttCACTGGATATACTATACCTTGAACTCGAAAGTATAAGATGACAAAGTGTATGGAATGCATCTTGGACAGTGGACATCATAGTCATATCTGAAGTATCATCCACTTCAGTAACTAATTGTTTCCTTTCTGAATTGATTGATTTAGCAAGTGGTTGGCATAGAAATTTCAATGCCTCTACATAAACTGACTTGTAAGTCATATAAGCCTGACTATTGAAACCCGGTGGTGTGCATGGGATACCAGCTAGGGATTGATCTTCCATGCTGGACGACATACAATTACTTTTGCTGCAAATATGCAAGGAACCAAGCAATGACGGTGAATTCTGAagtattttcttgttttcaagTAAAGTTCCAAGCAAACACCCAAATTCTGCACTGCCAGGTGATGCAAGATCTCCAGTTCTGGACCTTAAATTACAACTAACAAGGAGCAATCCAGCAGCATAAAGCCTCAGTATTGAATTAATGGGTGTCATAACCTGCCCAGCTTCTTCAATCAAAGTGGAATACAGAATGTGGAGAATAGCATTGTAATTGAAAAGCATACACGAGAGAAACCTTCCTAGAAGAATACCTGTTTGAAATGTTCCGCTATTTTGTTCAAATACGCTGCAAATGCACAACAAAAACTAGCATTTGCAGTTTGACATTTATTCACACAGTAATCAACAAGTTCAGCAAATTCTATCCATGTGTTTCCTTCCTCAACCTGAAAGGATAAATATAGTAGATGAATAGAGCATGAATAAAGGGCTCCAACAAGAAAATATCTACTTTATTATTTAGATGGAAAACaagcttttaaaaaaatataatcctataaatagaaaaaacaaaaaataaacaaaagaagcCCAGTAAAACATCTAAATATGCGTAATATACAAATGATAGAATATATAGCACCCTGAGTGGAATATGTGGTGATGGGTACCTTGCACTCAAGAACTATGCAATCCAATATGTCCATGAAATACAAGGAATTACTATCCCGCAGTGCAAACAATGAAGAACACATCCTGTGAGCAATCTGCAATTAACATTTCATGAAGGTGGCGAgtaaaaaatttgttgatgCATGTATCCAAAAGTAGAGGCCTACATTACCTTGTAGACTTGATCTTTGACTGGAGACTTCACATACTCAGTCAATGTCGTAGAGCAAAACAACATCACCAATTCCCTATCCGGAAATGGCATCCTCCCCAGTAAATTTAAACTACACTTACCCAGATGAATTACTAACATCCTTTGCAACTTCTCATATGAGTTAGAATCCAATTCCCTGAAACAAGAAGTTGTATAAATACATAACTTAATACCTTACTAATTACAAAATGGTAATTGTGGAAAAAACAAGACTAACCCAAACTAAACTCTATGTTGgaacattttgaaaattgaaaataaaatacaactgAGAATTTTAAGAGAGCTGACAGACTAAACAAAGCCTGAGACAAGCAGTAGCTTCTTCATGTAAGGTGTCTCCCTGGGATAATTGACATTATATGTGGGCACAACCACAGTATTGGAAGTCACaagtaaagaagaaaagagtaataaaagtaaacaagaaAGTACAACAAGAGAATCCAAGATAGCTATTCTCTCTAATTTTCTGAATGTTAAACAGGTGCAATTGGGGAACTCTATGGATATTTTCTAGGGATAGACAAAGTGCATGAATTGAGCTGAACTATTATAAAACTGGACCAAACTTTAAAAGTGGTTTGAGAGAACCAAATTGAATTGTATAACAGTTTAAGTAAATTGAACTGGAGTATAGCATGGTTTGATTGAACTATACTATATTGAACTACTCGAAATTGCTTGAATTATATTAGTTGTTATGAATTGTTCAGATTAATACCAGTAAACATCCCATTTTGAAGTACATTTTCCAATATCACAATTTATAGTTCAATTTAGTTCAAGCAGTCTTATGTAAGAGtaactaaaatttttaaaactaaataaaaacaattaagttccttttttcattttaaacaattcaattttttaaagcaATTCAATATCAATTTGGTTCAATTCAAATGTTTCTGAACAACTATTTACAGGGCTCAGATATGCACACCAGACCAACACACATACAAAGAAGCaaagtaaacaaaattataGTCAGCAACGGAGTGGGACGTACATGAGCCAAGGGGTTACTTCGTCCACCAACTGAAGCACCTTCTTGAAATTGTCATCTTCTTTAGCCAAACCCGCGGATGCACACCTTACGAGGCTCACGGCAATATCAACTACCAACGAACATAAGTCTTTACCGTCTCCACCGCCCTTGTCTATTTCAGGGAGAAGCTTGCCCTTCCTCTTCGGCTGTCGAAGCCTATCAAGAAGCCCCAAACCCTCGACTTCAGCTTCGGCGAACAGGGCGCAGGACTCGAGGCAGTGCATCAAGCGAAGTCTCTGGAATTCGACTGAGAATGGCTTGGAAGCCAACTGAGAAGCGACGGTGTCCAAGCAATCGAGGCAAAGCCGGTAAACGCGGAGCAGTTCGAGGACCAAAACGGAGTCTTTGGACTTGGAAAGCTCCGGGAGGCGTTTGGGGAGAATGGATAGAGAGGAATTGA
Protein-coding sequences here:
- the LOC108343196 gene encoding separase isoform X4 yields the protein MCSSLFALRDSNSLYFMDILDCIVLECKVEEGNTWIEFAELVDYCVNKCQTANASFCCAFAAYLNKIAEHFKQVMTPINSILRLYAAGLLLVSCNLRSRTGDLASPGSAEFGCLLGTLLENKKILQNSPSLLGSLHICSKSNCMSSSMEDQSLAGIPCTPPGFNSQAYMTYKSVYVEALKFLCQPLAKSINSERKQLVTEVDDTSDMTMMSTVQDAFHTLCHLILSSSSFVPKNNGDGFDEKNKTVLNVVVAAFTLSIRTNLKVEESKQLIKQIIASKWIETEGLNYIIACLYNIAVVLYRNRQLEKASKVLNLCCKASWLCIKYHCANLSEGTLKDFVMEACTRSALLLDIMYDVNNVKINKKVIEILNNWFTANDLFEKLPSPIPVVKQWVKIECKRATQVGERIDSPSLYCILSSSMRLSKRNIAVILEQELTAYEEMSFKYSEICHKMQMKITDILLQDVYITPDSRFQMAQILVRKGKALRVRGMGGLRECIQCLSEAIAIMRDISGDICTDSNSIHHQLCVTYCLRAICTHEAESNSKQQIFEDVKSALDLWLSTSNLNHLEEGDYSALSDSLMILFYNIVDLLQLKGFVELFNDAYRLVIKMFKWKNVPIEKWLTLMWESRNLCHALCVSPVSEEFIMNSLDEFRELSDINFWTRYLQGNQSSLIGFQQNFSFLFASSHRNSSSHESSFRTDITIDEVQKAALDLISNVPVPSHSTFLAGCLFYDLCPRLVANGQLIEALSSAKEAHRLHAKLFQRKFTHNVQTQNEEHHVIVDSSKNIIDSVEDIGLNLSAVREIFLFDSISWDLKDSYLSAWKVMQCYLESTLQVGIIHEMIGDGAEAETYLKWGKAISCSLNLPLFTVAFSCSLGKLYIKKRHWDLAEEELQSAQQILKESSTSFCCSKCKLKLEVTLYEYLGDLCQSKFGTCDGVMSKETAKNWYMSALDKLNLSEWKNPLSCPEDGNDGTATDTKCPAGKTCTCFIMKEAGENINKSMKAGRETRKTKNAAKVLPKEPHLVVQNKSRVTRSRYRSSQSEDTSIYRKPEVCETLQENHVSDSSDGLNKNGTVLSKTGCPFNSRCATTCVLSKMRCWYCLPSEVVKSGLLNDFINLKWEFVRRQLSMKLLSRVVKCFAYPGQIDETHKFLLRSISILVSRNPFYHALSSIPLDYFNHLVAREIPGDVFTIERSEIVHDICWYSLKSYHSKLARNIFSNLSSIKFEDLASWLMVAFVLSREIPVIFQKVSKLLAVMCVVSSISKQFCLLSFSRVLGENYWSSYFHQASIGTHLTHQLLSHPTGRCKGLHVTGSSSIRECTSGSLRLVPDTTVDLAEYVKKFLAGLPSTTIISISLLGHDYISLLQELLPYPTCVQAWMLVSRLSFKNDPVVMLLPLDSILQDEDDLSTGSGTFLNCEEHSEKWRCPWGFTVVDDVAPAFKTILEENYLSTISPFEDTTQNRMLWWKRRKNLDHRLDKFLRNLEESWFGSWKCLLLGEWLNCKNLDLVLKNLVNDLRSKCKLDANEGLLKIILGGSKYVCDGKTLVSQLCSKKDCYIAKVGYCDEAKKGILLNTNDFGMSSEVAFELLSEALNVLEVDDSMNREPIILVLDHEVQMLPWENLPILRKQEVYRMPSVSCISAVLLKGSDHKEPVGRNLVPFPLIDPLDAFYLLNPDGDLSGTQTEFENYFRDQNLEGKAGSRPAIKELASALESHDLFIYFGHGSGAQYIPRQEIQKLDKCAATLLMGCSSGSLTLPGQYAPQGIPLSYLLAGSPAIVGNLWEVTDKDIDRFGKAMYDAWLKERSDMSSECCQCNLLSEEFEAMNLKGCKGRAKRKAPQKKLQLTENESPKNCGHRRKIGAFMGQAREVCTLPFLTGASPVCYGVPTGIWKKRNI